One part of the Glycine soja cultivar W05 chromosome 11, ASM419377v2, whole genome shotgun sequence genome encodes these proteins:
- the LOC114373687 gene encoding putative mediator of RNA polymerase II transcription subunit 26, giving the protein MACPWRDDADEFGGRNHDEGEKREKRSGKMKEEPEKSYEHGYNTGYKKGYEEGYKQGCENSTRESKLGQESGTVKSEIYGNTVKGEYGYNNDSGNYNVKSEYGYNNNSGNYTVKSEYVYNNNSGNTVNSEDAEYGHSSNNEYGCTYNSLSRYENALRDSGDRKNDCD; this is encoded by the coding sequence ATGGCTTGTCCATGGAGGGATGATGCTGATGAGTTTGGGGGAAGGAACCACGATGAGggggaaaaaagagagaaacgtAGTGGAAAGATGAAGGAGGAGCCAGAAAAAAGCTATGAGCATGGATACAACACTGGCTATAAGAAGGGCTATGAGGAGGGTTATAAACAAGGGTGTGAAAACAGTACTAGGGAAAGTAAACTTGGTCAAGAAAGTGGCACCGTGAAGAGTGAAATATATGGTAACACCGTGAAGGGTGAATATGGTTACAATAATGATAGTGGTAATTACAACGTGAAGAGTGAATATGGTTACAATAATAATAGTGGTAATTACACCGTGAAGAGTGAATATGTTTACAATAATAATAGTGGTAACACCGTGAATAGTGAGGATGCTGAGTATGGTCACAGCAGTAACAACGAATATGGCTGCACCTACAATTCTCTATCTCGCTATGAAAATGCGTTACGCGATTCTGGTGATCGGAAGAATGACTGTGATTAA
- the LOC114374274 gene encoding uncharacterized protein LOC114374274 isoform X2 yields MTTEAAKEIAEKIDSFEEKATQGSFIPHGRQDVLAAAIGCPDHPERVRAAGASVTIRQRLHGRPAVLPPCLLTNCSSSPSKSGTS; encoded by the exons atgacgactgaggccgcaaaggaaatcgctgagaagatt gattcctttgaggagaaggccacacagggatccttcatcccccatggacgtcaggatgttctcgcCGCTGCTATTGGATGTCCAGATCACCCTGaacgtgtccgtgctgctggagccagTGTCACCATCAGGCAacggctccacggacgtcccgcagtgcttcctccctgcctcctgacgaaTTGCAGCAGCTCACccagcaaatcagggaccagctag
- the LOC114374274 gene encoding uncharacterized protein LOC114374274 isoform X1 has protein sequence MASFSHMQSQLQSQMQSQGLAVPPDPLVGPSGPRVSTQGSCVDPSGNDPETGDSDRCGLYIEADPARLVAMGRVYEGSIVVHNIPLFPGQVKVSVEEVTDADAPVLVPTDEVSLVG, from the coding sequence atggcatccttcagccacatGCAGTCCCAGCTTCAGTCGCaaatgcaatctcagggacttgcagtgcctcctgaccctctggttggtccctccggtcctcgagtgagcacacaggggagttgtgttgatccctcaggaaacgatcctgagacgggtgactctgacaggtgcggcttgtacatagaagcagatcctgctcgcctggttgccatggggagagtttatgagggatccattGTTGTTCATAACATTCCTTTGTttcctggccaagtaaaggtgagtgtggaggaggttacagatgcagatgctccagttcttgtacccactgatgaggtttccttagtggggtag